Proteins from one uncultured Anaeromusa sp. genomic window:
- the radA gene encoding DNA repair protein RadA, whose translation MAKDKIRYVCQSCGYDSSKWLGKCPECGAWNSFSEEVLRKEASRPGLGSATAAVSRPCPITEVDISALPRMSTGSGEMDRVLGGGLVPGSLLLVGGDPGIGKSTLLLQVASHLSQGQAPVLYVSGEESAAQTRMRAERLGRLQPRLWVQNETRLDDILRTAQECKPALLVIDSIQTMYCPELPSAPGSVGQVRECTGRLLRLAKEEGISIAIIGHVTKDGQIAGPRLLEHMVDVVLYFEGERSYTFRVLRAIKNRFGSTQESGLFAMEEDGLVEVENPSAVLLAERPVNSPGSVVLAHLEGVRPLLLEVQALVSTTCFGMPRRTAAGFDYNRTLLLLAVLEKRVGLVLGDQDVYVNTIGGIRMAEPAADLAVAVAIASSFRNRPVDPHTVVMGEVGLTGEIRMVPRAELRIQEAWKMGFRRFVLPAGNLTALKQRKAEAEYIGVRQVAEALAAVLQ comes from the coding sequence ATGGCAAAAGATAAAATTCGTTATGTATGCCAGTCTTGCGGCTATGATTCAAGCAAGTGGCTGGGGAAATGTCCAGAATGCGGCGCATGGAACTCCTTTAGCGAAGAAGTGCTTCGCAAAGAGGCCAGTCGTCCTGGCTTGGGGAGCGCCACAGCGGCAGTATCTAGGCCCTGTCCCATTACCGAAGTTGATATTAGCGCGCTACCTCGCATGTCTACAGGCAGCGGTGAAATGGATCGGGTTTTAGGCGGTGGTTTGGTGCCTGGTTCGCTGCTGCTTGTGGGCGGCGATCCGGGAATCGGCAAATCGACGCTGCTGTTGCAGGTGGCCTCGCATTTAAGCCAAGGTCAGGCGCCGGTGCTCTATGTTTCCGGCGAGGAGTCGGCGGCGCAAACCCGCATGCGGGCCGAACGCTTGGGGCGTCTGCAGCCGCGCTTATGGGTGCAGAACGAGACTCGGCTAGATGATATTTTGCGCACAGCGCAGGAGTGCAAGCCGGCTTTGTTGGTGATAGACTCCATTCAGACCATGTATTGTCCGGAACTGCCCAGCGCGCCCGGCAGCGTCGGACAAGTGCGCGAATGCACAGGCAGGCTGCTGCGGCTGGCTAAAGAGGAAGGCATTTCCATCGCTATTATTGGCCATGTAACCAAGGACGGTCAAATTGCCGGGCCGCGTTTATTGGAGCATATGGTGGATGTGGTTTTGTATTTTGAAGGGGAGCGCAGTTACACCTTCCGCGTGCTGCGAGCCATTAAAAATCGTTTTGGCTCTACCCAGGAAAGCGGTCTTTTTGCCATGGAAGAAGACGGGCTGGTCGAAGTGGAAAACCCATCAGCGGTGCTGCTGGCGGAACGGCCGGTGAATTCGCCGGGGTCCGTCGTCTTGGCGCATCTGGAGGGAGTACGGCCCTTGTTGCTTGAAGTGCAGGCTCTTGTCAGCACTACCTGCTTCGGTATGCCGAGGCGGACAGCGGCGGGCTTTGATTACAATCGAACGCTGCTTTTGTTGGCAGTGCTGGAAAAACGAGTCGGTTTGGTGCTGGGCGATCAGGATGTATATGTTAACACGATCGGAGGCATCCGCATGGCGGAGCCTGCGGCGGACTTGGCGGTAGCGGTGGCCATTGCTTCAAGCTTTCGCAATCGACCGGTTGATCCTCATACGGTGGTCATGGGTGAAGTTGGTTTAACCGGAGAAATACGTATGGTCCCCCGGGCGGAATTGCGTATTCAAGAGGCTTGGAAAATGGGATTTCGCCGCTTTGTTTTGCCTGCAGGCAATCTGACGGCGCTAAAGCAGCGCAAAGCGGAAGCGGAGTATATTGGCGTTAGGCAGGTAGCGGAAGCGTTGGCCGCTGTGTTACAATAA
- a CDS encoding PIN/TRAM domain-containing protein translates to MLDRVLRFVITGLGVIAGLLTMAEWINQVLAVLVSAEVLRMGLFGSTLATILSLLAGAFVGGLLGFLLSPLFVRYLWRINDWVEARLNKMPLNDVLAGAAGLSIGLILSNLISSSFLPIPIIGKYIPIVLSIFLGYLGMNIAVRKRDELGFLVSYLPWLSKGEKASKQQVPQADVCAPKILDTSVIIDGRIADICQSGFVEGRLVVPIFVLEELQHIADSSDPLKRNRGRRGLDILNRMQKELGLAVQIDNRNYEEIAEVDSRLIQLAKETSGKILTNDFNLNKVAVLHGVAVLNINELANAVKPVVLPGEEMHVHLVKDGKEFGQGVAYLDDGTMIVVDGGKKYVGEHLEVLVTSVLQTAAGRMIFAKLKNGERGA, encoded by the coding sequence ATGCTGGATAGGGTGTTGCGCTTTGTAATTACTGGCTTGGGTGTGATCGCGGGCCTTTTGACTATGGCGGAATGGATTAATCAGGTGCTGGCGGTGTTGGTGAGCGCGGAAGTGCTGCGCATGGGCTTGTTCGGCAGTACGCTGGCTACCATTTTATCCTTGCTTGCGGGCGCTTTTGTGGGCGGGTTGCTGGGCTTTCTGCTATCTCCGCTTTTTGTGCGTTATTTGTGGCGCATTAATGACTGGGTAGAAGCGCGGTTGAACAAGATGCCGTTAAACGACGTATTGGCGGGAGCGGCTGGTTTATCTATCGGACTTATACTTTCTAATTTAATTAGTTCTTCTTTTTTACCGATTCCGATTATTGGGAAATACATTCCTATTGTTCTGAGTATTTTTCTGGGCTATTTAGGGATGAATATTGCCGTGCGCAAGCGGGATGAGCTTGGTTTTTTGGTGTCCTATCTGCCGTGGCTGAGTAAAGGAGAAAAGGCGTCCAAGCAGCAGGTGCCGCAAGCGGATGTCTGCGCGCCGAAGATTCTCGATACAAGTGTTATTATTGACGGACGTATTGCAGATATCTGTCAAAGCGGTTTTGTAGAAGGCCGGCTAGTGGTACCGATTTTTGTCTTGGAAGAGCTGCAGCATATTGCGGATTCTTCAGATCCCCTGAAACGCAATCGGGGGCGCAGAGGACTTGATATTTTAAATCGCATGCAGAAGGAACTGGGCCTGGCTGTGCAGATTGACAACCGCAATTATGAAGAAATTGCAGAAGTGGATTCACGGCTAATTCAACTGGCTAAGGAAACAAGCGGCAAGATTTTGACCAATGACTTTAATTTGAACAAGGTGGCTGTGCTGCACGGCGTTGCCGTCTTGAACATTAATGAACTGGCCAATGCAGTCAAGCCGGTGGTGCTGCCTGGCGAGGAAATGCATGTGCATTTGGTGAAGGACGGCAAAGAATTCGGCCAGGGAGTGGCGTATCTCGACGACGGTACGATGATTGTTGTCGACGGCGGGAAAAAGTATGTAGGCGAGCACCTGGAAGTCTTGGTAACCTCGGTGCTGCAAACTGCGGCGGGACGCATGATTTTTGCTAAGTTGAAGAATGGAGAAAGAGGCGCTTAA
- the ispD gene encoding 2-C-methyl-D-erythritol 4-phosphate cytidylyltransferase, protein MNIAVLAAAGQGRRMGGGSNKAFLPLLSRPMLLRSAQALSASNKIDEMIIVAAPEEAAEVRRILSQDGTLKPWQVVAGGSERQYSIANALKALPAGTDYVAVHDAARPLVLPESVTAVVEAAQRQRAAGLAVPVKDTIKESNADGCVVATPPRERLWAIQTPQVFEAALLRQAYDQAAAEGFLGTDDASLVERLGVPVHLVQGEYSNLKVTTPEDLIVAEAILQQRGEERQVEWRTGMGYDVHRLVPGRKLILGGVDIAHSLGLDGHSDADVLLHALKDALLGAAGLGDIGRHFPDTEEQYRGISSLLLLDKVQALLEQAGWIVNNVDVTVAAQRPKLAPHIPQMVKNVAAALKVSEERVNIKATTTEKLGFVGTEEGMSAYAVAMLRK, encoded by the coding sequence ATGAATATAGCTGTTTTGGCTGCGGCAGGACAGGGACGGCGCATGGGCGGGGGGAGCAATAAGGCTTTTCTCCCGCTTCTTTCACGTCCCATGCTTTTGCGCAGTGCCCAGGCTTTGTCGGCCAGCAATAAAATTGATGAAATGATTATCGTAGCAGCGCCGGAAGAAGCAGCTGAGGTCAGACGCATTCTGTCGCAGGATGGAACGTTAAAGCCTTGGCAGGTAGTGGCTGGCGGCAGCGAAAGGCAATACTCCATTGCCAATGCCCTCAAGGCTCTTCCGGCTGGAACTGACTATGTGGCGGTGCATGACGCGGCGCGGCCGCTGGTACTGCCGGAATCGGTCACGGCCGTGGTGGAAGCGGCGCAGCGGCAGCGGGCGGCCGGCTTGGCGGTGCCGGTCAAGGACACGATCAAAGAAAGCAATGCAGATGGTTGTGTAGTGGCTACTCCTCCGAGGGAACGCCTATGGGCCATACAGACGCCCCAAGTATTTGAAGCGGCGCTGTTGCGTCAAGCCTACGATCAGGCCGCCGCGGAGGGCTTTTTAGGGACCGACGACGCTTCCTTGGTGGAACGCTTGGGCGTGCCTGTGCATTTGGTTCAGGGCGAGTACAGCAACCTAAAGGTCACGACACCAGAGGATTTGATCGTGGCGGAAGCTATCTTGCAGCAGCGAGGGGAGGAACGGCAAGTGGAGTGGAGAACAGGCATGGGCTATGACGTGCACCGCTTGGTGCCGGGACGCAAGCTGATTTTGGGCGGTGTAGACATTGCGCATTCGCTGGGCTTAGACGGTCATTCTGATGCAGATGTATTATTGCATGCTTTGAAGGATGCGCTCTTGGGCGCGGCGGGCCTGGGCGATATTGGCCGGCATTTTCCGGACACAGAAGAACAATATCGCGGTATTTCCAGTCTGCTGTTGCTGGATAAGGTGCAGGCCTTGCTGGAACAGGCAGGCTGGATCGTCAATAACGTAGACGTGACGGTGGCGGCGCAGCGGCCCAAGCTGGCGCCGCATATTCCGCAAATGGTTAAAAACGTAGCGGCGGCATTGAAGGTGTCCGAGGAGCGTGTCAATATCAAAGCCACAACAACAGAAAAATTGGGCTTTGTAGGAACCGAGGAAGGCATGTCCGCGTATGCGGTGGCAATGCTTAGAAAATAG
- the gltX gene encoding glutamate--tRNA ligase has product MVEKEMRLRFAPSPTGPFHIGGARSALFNWLLARKHGGKLVLRIEDTDLERSSKESEENIKAALRWLGMDWDEGPEVGGPYGPYYQTQRLDIYRQYTEQLLASGQAYHCYCTEEELETERQALLAKGETPRYGGRCRNLSEEEKAALEAAGRKPVVRFRVPEGQDIVFQDMVRETVRFESAGVGDFVIVKSDGIPVYNYAVVIDDMLMKITHVIRAEEHLSNTPRQWLLYKALGFEAPQFGHISLILGKDRSKMSKRHGATSVEQYRQLGYLPEAIVNFLALLGWAPPGEEELFTSQELIEKFSMDRVAKNPAVFDVDKLNYINACYLKKLTLAELTDLVLPHLVKAGYVPELLNEEQRAWVEQMVEALRDYISYGAEIVDHAGVFFQDEIDFENEDAHEILRDADVPPVMDLFKTKLLALETVDAPAIKALLKSITKELKLGGKKVFMPVRVALTGCMHGPELIHIVPLIGRERTLARMERMLAKI; this is encoded by the coding sequence ATGGTAGAGAAAGAAATGCGGTTGCGCTTTGCGCCGAGTCCTACGGGACCGTTTCATATCGGCGGCGCCCGTTCGGCGTTATTTAATTGGCTATTGGCCCGCAAACACGGCGGTAAGCTGGTGTTGCGTATTGAGGATACGGATCTGGAACGGTCCTCCAAAGAATCGGAAGAAAACATCAAAGCAGCTTTGCGCTGGCTGGGTATGGATTGGGATGAAGGGCCGGAAGTAGGCGGTCCTTACGGACCCTACTATCAGACGCAGCGTTTGGATATTTATCGCCAGTATACGGAGCAACTTTTGGCTTCCGGGCAAGCGTACCATTGCTATTGTACGGAAGAAGAGCTGGAAACAGAACGTCAAGCGTTGCTGGCTAAGGGCGAAACACCTCGTTACGGCGGACGCTGTCGTAATCTTTCGGAAGAAGAAAAAGCGGCGCTGGAAGCAGCTGGCCGCAAGCCAGTGGTTCGTTTTCGCGTTCCAGAAGGTCAGGATATTGTTTTTCAAGACATGGTTCGTGAAACGGTGCGTTTTGAGTCGGCTGGCGTAGGCGATTTTGTTATTGTGAAATCGGATGGCATTCCTGTATATAACTATGCCGTGGTAATTGATGACATGCTGATGAAAATCACCCATGTTATTCGAGCGGAAGAGCATCTATCCAATACGCCGCGCCAATGGCTTCTTTACAAAGCTCTTGGGTTTGAAGCGCCGCAGTTTGGACATATTTCCTTGATTTTGGGTAAGGATCGCTCGAAAATGAGTAAGCGTCATGGCGCGACTTCCGTAGAACAGTATCGCCAGTTAGGCTATTTGCCGGAAGCGATTGTGAATTTCTTGGCTCTTCTGGGCTGGGCGCCTCCTGGAGAGGAAGAACTTTTTACCAGCCAGGAACTGATTGAAAAATTCTCTATGGATCGAGTGGCGAAAAATCCGGCTGTGTTCGATGTGGACAAACTAAATTATATTAATGCTTGCTACTTGAAGAAGCTGACCTTGGCGGAGCTTACCGACTTGGTGCTGCCGCACTTGGTGAAGGCTGGTTATGTACCGGAGTTACTGAATGAGGAGCAGCGAGCCTGGGTCGAGCAGATGGTGGAAGCGCTGCGGGACTATATCAGTTATGGCGCGGAAATTGTCGATCATGCGGGTGTTTTCTTTCAAGATGAGATTGACTTTGAAAACGAAGACGCTCACGAAATTTTGCGTGATGCCGATGTGCCGCCGGTGATGGATTTGTTTAAGACGAAACTGCTGGCGTTGGAGACCGTAGATGCCCCTGCCATAAAAGCCTTGCTGAAAAGCATTACGAAAGAATTGAAGCTGGGCGGTAAAAAGGTATTTATGCCGGTGCGCGTAGCCTTGACCGGGTGTATGCACGGACCGGAGCTCATTCATATTGTGCCGCTGATTGGGCGGGAACGTACACTGGCCCGGATGGAGCGCATGCTGGCAAAAATCTGA
- the cysE gene encoding serine O-acetyltransferase, translating to MFKRIKQDIQVVFERDPAARSVLEVLLCYSGLHAIWMHRISHRLFLSGWILAARLISNLARFLTGIEIHPGATLGEGLFIDHGTGIVIGETAEIGDNVTLYQGVTLGGTGKEKGKRHPTVGNNVVIASGAKVLGSFKVGDNSKIGAGSVVLKEVPPNSTVVGIPGRIVWHEGRRIDNTQTVDLIDLDHNDLPDPIVEMMMCMQRNMHRMEKRIGELEEELKKK from the coding sequence ATGTTCAAACGCATCAAGCAAGATATCCAGGTTGTTTTTGAACGCGATCCGGCGGCGCGGAGCGTGCTAGAGGTGCTTCTTTGCTACTCCGGTTTGCATGCGATTTGGATGCATCGAATTTCGCATCGCTTGTTTTTGAGCGGCTGGATTTTGGCGGCGCGTCTGATTTCCAATTTGGCCCGGTTTTTGACAGGCATAGAAATTCATCCGGGGGCGACTCTTGGCGAAGGCTTGTTCATTGACCACGGCACAGGCATTGTAATTGGCGAAACCGCCGAAATCGGCGACAATGTCACCTTGTATCAAGGCGTTACTCTTGGCGGGACAGGCAAGGAGAAGGGAAAGCGCCATCCTACGGTAGGGAATAATGTAGTTATTGCCAGCGGCGCTAAAGTGCTGGGATCGTTCAAGGTGGGAGACAATTCTAAAATCGGCGCCGGTTCGGTCGTGCTCAAGGAAGTGCCGCCCAATTCAACCGTGGTGGGCATTCCCGGCCGCATTGTTTGGCATGAAGGGCGTCGCATTGATAATACTCAGACCGTAGACCTCATCGATTTGGACCATAACGACTTGCCGGACCCGATTGTAGAAATGATGATGTGCATGCAGCGCAATATGCATCGCATGGAAAAACGCATTGGTGAATTAGAAGAGGAGTTGAAGAAAAAATGA
- the cysS gene encoding cysteine--tRNA ligase, which produces MNLRVYNTLTKQKEAFVPLEEGKVKMYVCGVTPYNHPHIGNARPFVTWDVIRRYLEQQGWEVMHVQNFTDVDDKIIRTANEEQVPWHAISERYIASYFEVMDKLNVRRAAIYPKVSTHMQEIIDMVAKLVKDGFAYVVDGDVYYAVEKFADYGKLSGRSLDDMKAGARVEVDERKNHPMDFALWKSAKPGEPSWESPWGAGRPGWHIECSAMSHKYLGEQFDFHGGGSDLIFPHHENEVAQSEAFTGVTPFVRYWLHNGFITVNQEKMSKSLGNFFLVQDILAHYAPEVLRFFILSTHYRSPLDFSDERLTEAERALERLATVKRNLAELAAAAATDCGGAGAEQLLAAAQKASEEFYAAMDDDFNTALAISTFFTFGKEVNSYQALVASGKEAASVKAVNEAVALFALLEDVLGIVPAATESAAEDNGLVDGLMELVLELRQQARQNKDWGTADRIRDALQALEVVIEDSPQGTRWKRK; this is translated from the coding sequence ATGAATTTGCGTGTATACAATACGTTGACTAAACAAAAAGAGGCCTTTGTTCCATTAGAAGAAGGAAAAGTTAAAATGTATGTTTGCGGTGTTACGCCGTACAATCACCCCCATATCGGCAACGCCAGGCCGTTTGTGACCTGGGATGTCATTCGCCGCTATTTGGAGCAGCAAGGCTGGGAAGTGATGCATGTGCAAAACTTCACCGATGTGGATGATAAAATTATTCGGACTGCCAATGAGGAGCAAGTGCCGTGGCATGCTATTTCCGAGCGCTATATTGCCAGCTATTTTGAAGTGATGGACAAGCTGAATGTGCGCCGGGCGGCGATCTACCCCAAAGTATCTACACATATGCAGGAAATCATCGATATGGTGGCTAAGCTGGTCAAAGACGGCTTTGCCTATGTCGTTGACGGCGATGTGTATTATGCGGTGGAAAAGTTTGCAGACTATGGCAAACTGAGCGGACGCTCGCTGGACGACATGAAAGCCGGCGCAAGGGTAGAAGTGGACGAGCGCAAAAACCATCCTATGGACTTTGCTTTGTGGAAAAGCGCCAAGCCAGGAGAACCTTCATGGGAAAGCCCCTGGGGCGCAGGACGGCCTGGTTGGCATATTGAATGCTCGGCCATGTCGCATAAATACTTGGGTGAACAGTTTGATTTTCATGGCGGCGGCAGTGATTTGATTTTCCCGCATCATGAAAATGAAGTGGCCCAGTCGGAGGCCTTTACGGGGGTAACCCCTTTTGTGCGCTACTGGCTTCATAACGGCTTTATTACGGTAAATCAGGAAAAAATGAGCAAGTCCCTGGGGAACTTCTTTTTGGTTCAGGATATTTTGGCGCATTATGCCCCGGAAGTGCTGCGCTTCTTCATTCTGTCCACTCATTACCGCAGTCCCTTGGATTTTAGCGATGAACGTCTGACTGAAGCGGAGCGGGCCTTGGAGCGATTAGCTACAGTGAAACGAAACCTGGCGGAGCTGGCGGCGGCTGCTGCGACGGACTGTGGCGGCGCTGGCGCTGAGCAGCTGTTGGCGGCGGCGCAGAAAGCCAGCGAAGAGTTTTACGCGGCCATGGATGATGATTTTAATACGGCTTTGGCCATTAGTACGTTTTTTACCTTCGGTAAAGAGGTCAATTCCTATCAGGCGCTGGTGGCGTCCGGCAAGGAAGCGGCTTCCGTCAAAGCAGTAAACGAAGCAGTGGCTCTGTTTGCTCTGCTGGAGGACGTGCTGGGCATTGTGCCTGCGGCGACGGAAAGCGCGGCCGAAGATAACGGTCTGGTAGACGGCTTGATGGAATTGGTGCTGGAACTGCGCCAGCAGGCCCGGCAGAATAAGGATTGGGGTACGGCGGATCGAATTCGGGACGCTTTGCAGGCCTTGGAGGTTGTCATTGAAGATTCTCCGCAGGGAACGCGGTGGAAGCGCAAATGA
- a CDS encoding ribonuclease III domain-containing protein: MRFSQFQFLKERLLQDAGGEPTLTEAAHPLVLAYVGDAYYTLYVRLRLLEKEQRQVRVVHEAGMRLVSAVYQSKAYETLKEDLTEAEGAVARRGRNTKASVPKSASVKEYRQSTALEALFGYLLLSGQEERLEQLAEQSFEIAFAALQAGKEGKDECK; this comes from the coding sequence ATGAGATTTTCGCAGTTTCAGTTTTTAAAAGAGCGCTTGCTTCAAGACGCCGGGGGGGAACCGACATTGACTGAGGCGGCCCATCCTTTGGTCCTGGCGTATGTGGGGGACGCGTATTACACTCTTTATGTAAGACTGCGTCTGTTGGAAAAAGAGCAGCGCCAGGTGCGGGTGGTTCACGAAGCAGGCATGCGGCTGGTTTCGGCTGTATATCAGTCTAAAGCCTATGAGACGCTGAAAGAGGACTTAACAGAAGCGGAAGGCGCCGTGGCAAGACGAGGGCGGAATACGAAAGCCTCCGTGCCGAAAAGCGCCAGTGTCAAGGAATACCGCCAAAGCACGGCGTTAGAGGCCTTATTTGGTTATTTGCTGCTTTCCGGGCAGGAGGAACGCCTGGAGCAATTGGCGGAGCAATCTTTTGAGATTGCTTTTGCCGCTTTGCAGGCAGGAAAGGAAGGAAAAGACGAATGCAAGTAA
- the thyA gene encoding thymidylate synthase — translation MSKADSVFIKMCKDILENGSSSEGQEVRAKWSDGAAAHTIRKFGVINRYDLSREFPILTLRPINLKAAIDEMFWIWQKKSNNIKELNSRIWDSWANEEGSIGKAYGYQLGIKHRYSEGEFDQVDRVLYDLKHNPCSRRIIVNMYNHSDLHEMHLYPCAYSMTFNVIGKKLNAILNQRSQDVLVANNWNVSQYAILMHALAQISDLEVGEFIHVIADAHIYDRHIPLIHELIQRAPYPAPKLWINPDVKNFYDFKVEDFMLEDYQSGEQIKNIPVAI, via the coding sequence ATGAGCAAAGCGGATTCTGTTTTTATCAAGATGTGTAAAGATATACTTGAAAATGGTTCGTCTTCAGAGGGGCAAGAAGTAAGGGCAAAGTGGAGTGATGGAGCTGCGGCACACACTATCAGAAAATTTGGTGTCATCAACAGGTATGATCTTTCTAGAGAGTTTCCTATTCTGACTTTAAGGCCTATAAATTTAAAAGCTGCGATTGATGAAATGTTTTGGATCTGGCAAAAGAAATCAAACAATATAAAAGAACTAAATAGTCGTATTTGGGATAGTTGGGCAAATGAAGAGGGATCAATTGGAAAAGCATATGGATATCAATTAGGAATTAAACATAGATATAGTGAAGGAGAATTTGATCAGGTTGATAGAGTGCTGTATGATTTAAAACATAATCCGTGTAGTAGAAGGATTATAGTTAATATGTATAATCATAGTGACTTACATGAAATGCATTTATATCCTTGTGCTTATAGTATGACTTTTAATGTTATTGGGAAAAAATTGAATGCAATTTTAAACCAACGCTCGCAAGATGTTTTAGTTGCAAATAATTGGAATGTTTCCCAATATGCTATTCTCATGCATGCATTAGCGCAAATAAGCGATCTTGAAGTTGGGGAATTCATCCATGTCATTGCTGATGCTCATATATATGACAGACATATTCCGTTAATTCATGAACTCATCCAGCGGGCACCATATCCAGCACCTAAGCTTTGGATTAATCCAGATGTAAAGAATTTTTATGATTTTAAGGTAGAAGATTTCATGCTAGAGGACTATCAAAGTGGAGAGCAAATAAAAAATATTCCTGTGGCAATTTGA
- a CDS encoding dihydrofolate reductase has translation MKAIVATDLNWGIGYKGNLLQWIPEDMKFFKQMTLGHCVVMGRETFESLPGGEPLKNRANIVLSKNEFFENEKIVICHSLDELFSKLKEYNFEDVFVIGGESIYSQLLPYCKEVYITKMENKYVADKYFVNIDQDDKWELISTSEMKEYNEIQFRFLKYLNKAVKIY, from the coding sequence ATGAAGGCGATAGTTGCAACTGACTTGAATTGGGGAATTGGATATAAAGGAAATTTATTGCAGTGGATACCAGAGGATATGAAATTTTTTAAGCAAATGACGTTGGGACATTGCGTTGTCATGGGAAGAGAAACTTTTGAATCATTACCTGGAGGGGAGCCCCTGAAAAACAGAGCCAATATAGTATTAAGTAAGAATGAATTTTTTGAAAATGAAAAAATAGTTATCTGTCATTCTTTAGATGAGTTGTTTTCGAAGCTTAAGGAATATAATTTTGAAGATGTTTTTGTAATAGGGGGAGAATCAATTTATTCTCAACTCTTGCCTTACTGTAAAGAAGTTTATATCACCAAGATGGAAAACAAATATGTTGCAGATAAATATTTTGTTAATATTGATCAAGATGATAAATGGGAGCTAATATCGACAAGTGAAATGAAAGAATACAATGAAATTCAATTTAGATTTCTTAAATATTTGAATAAGGCTGTGAAGATTTATTAG
- a CDS encoding SIR2 family protein: MNKETLIDRVAEALKSECGAIFVGSGISHKSTKVDWFKLLEPSTRELDITIDNENDDLPLIAQYLVNQSSGNRGPLINQISKAFNKKFFINEYHKVLSTMKLSTIWTTNYDMLLEEAFLEFLVDVKVNDDSMSRNLNGSKVEIIKMHGCISRSHHDEITITQEDYEDFLVKKPAISQRLCNDLLKKSFLFIGYSCRDPNIKNIMVLARRLCKKSTQEHYLILKKVTDGAKCKEKARRQELWCNDLKRFGISTLLIDEYDELEDILVSISQRSRGKTVYITGSHEGKNFEGLEIARTLGGELAKTEEIILFSGQSSGIGANVVSAFTEQCILNKIDVNCRMRIFPNPYAANPKFSNDFSLLPELKKYRAKLLNSTQVLVVFSGGKGTEAEVEVALNRNCKIIPAITRIEDYQNDVMIQIISNESIMENIKMADGEYYNKIVRNVCMSSEDIYNCVMKLIK, encoded by the coding sequence ATGAATAAGGAAACTTTAATAGACAGGGTTGCAGAGGCTTTAAAAAGTGAGTGTGGAGCAATTTTTGTAGGGAGTGGTATATCACATAAGTCTACTAAAGTTGATTGGTTTAAATTATTAGAACCTTCAACAAGGGAATTAGATATAACAATTGATAACGAAAATGATGATCTTCCATTGATCGCACAGTATTTAGTGAACCAATCTTCAGGTAATAGAGGGCCTTTGATAAATCAAATTTCTAAAGCATTCAACAAGAAGTTTTTCATAAATGAATATCACAAGGTGCTTTCAACAATGAAACTTTCGACAATATGGACGACTAATTATGATATGCTATTGGAGGAAGCATTTTTAGAATTTCTAGTTGATGTTAAAGTTAATGATGATTCAATGTCGAGAAATTTGAATGGTTCAAAAGTCGAGATTATAAAGATGCATGGATGTATATCTCGCTCTCACCATGATGAAATTACCATAACTCAAGAAGATTATGAAGACTTTTTAGTTAAAAAGCCTGCAATTTCTCAAAGGCTGTGTAATGATTTGCTAAAAAAGTCGTTTTTATTTATTGGATATAGTTGTAGAGATCCTAATATTAAAAACATTATGGTTTTAGCTAGACGGCTGTGTAAGAAATCAACCCAAGAACATTATTTAATTTTAAAGAAGGTTACAGATGGTGCAAAGTGCAAGGAAAAAGCTAGACGGCAAGAATTATGGTGTAATGATTTAAAGAGATTTGGAATTTCTACGCTGCTAATTGATGAATATGATGAATTGGAAGATATACTAGTTTCTATAAGCCAGCGTTCTAGAGGGAAAACTGTCTATATTACAGGATCGCATGAAGGGAAGAACTTTGAGGGACTTGAGATTGCTAGGACACTGGGGGGGGAATTAGCTAAAACTGAAGAAATTATTCTTTTCAGTGGACAATCTTCTGGCATTGGAGCTAATGTAGTGTCTGCTTTTACCGAACAGTGCATATTGAATAAAATTGATGTGAATTGTAGAATGCGTATCTTCCCAAATCCTTATGCGGCAAATCCGAAGTTTTCTAATGATTTTTCTTTGTTGCCTGAACTAAAGAAATATAGAGCTAAGTTATTGAATTCTACTCAAGTTCTTGTAGTTTTTAGCGGTGGCAAAGGAACAGAAGCTGAAGTTGAGGTTGCGCTTAACAGGAATTGTAAAATAATTCCTGCAATTACTAGAATTGAAGATTATCAAAATGATGTAATGATTCAGATTATTAGTAATGAGTCAATAATGGAAAACATTAAGATGGCAGATGGTGAATATTATAATAAAATAGTTAGGAATGTATGTATGTCATCGGAGGATATTTACAATTGTGTGATGAAATTGATAAAGTAA